GAAGATGATCTCAGACCTCTGGGCCACCTCCCGGCAGCAGGTGCATCCTTTGGCGCCCAGGCTGCAGAGAAACCTCACGGGCTCTTCCACCACATCGCAGACATGCACGGTGTGCCCTGCCTTGACGAGATGGCTCGCCATCGGTTTTCCCATGATTCCGAGACCGACAAATCCCAGTTCTGACATAATCTCCTCCTTTAAGATTGAAGATAGGGTTCGATCCACTTCAGCCCCTCTTCGGTGTTGCCGGAGGGGATATATTCGCAGCCCATCCATCCCTCATAGCCCGCCTCGTCGAGGAAGCGGAAGAGGTTTGGGAAGTTGATCTCTCCGGTTCCGGGTTCGTGCCGGCCCGGGACGTCGGCCAACTGAATATGGCCGATCTTGGAGAGGTGGCCGGTGATCGTCTTCGTGAGATTCCCTTCCATGATCTGCATATGGTAGATATCGTACTGGAGGAAGAGATTGGGGTGTCCGACCTCCTCCATGAGCTGTAAGGCGTCCCTCGTGTGGACGAGGTAGAATCCCGGAAGGTCCTGATCGTTGAGGGGCTCGATGAGCAATCGGATCCCCTCTCTTTCCAGGGCCCCCGCAGCAAAACGGAGGTTTTCGATTAAGGTCCGTCGCACCTTATCCGGAGCCATCCCCGAAGGCCTCTTTCCCACAAGACAGTTCAGGCGGGGACACCCCAATGTTTTGGCGTACTCGATGGCTTTGCCCACGCCATCCTGAAATTCCCCCTCCCTGCCCGGTAGGCAGGCGATCCCCCGCTCTCCCGCCTGCCAGTCTCCGGGGG
This window of the Thermodesulfobacteriota bacterium genome carries:
- the hyi gene encoding hydroxypyruvate isomerase: MPKFSANLTMLFNEVDFLDRFEKAAKVGFKGVEYLFPYAWKKEELRERLDRYGLVQVLHNLPPGDWQAGERGIACLPGREGEFQDGVGKAIEYAKTLGCPRLNCLVGKRPSGMAPDKVRRTLIENLRFAAGALEREGIRLLIEPLNDQDLPGFYLVHTRDALQLMEEVGHPNLFLQYDIYHMQIMEGNLTKTITGHLSKIGHIQLADVPGRHEPGTGEINFPNLFRFLDEAGYEGWMGCEYIPSGNTEEGLKWIEPYLQS